A genomic segment from Triticum dicoccoides isolate Atlit2015 ecotype Zavitan chromosome 1A, WEW_v2.0, whole genome shotgun sequence encodes:
- the LOC119356490 gene encoding F-box/FBD/LRR-repeat protein At2g04230-like — MSDNYICHGCSTAIAISGQVSDAIFRTNAAVAMARPGSYGGPPLDEAEGGGAGDRLSGLPDGVLGDIVWILPTREGARTQILASRWRHLWRSAPLNLDYHPFLFGQEGLDATISRLLAAHRGPGRRFCAPVDRADAWLRSPALDNLHELELCSFNYKYSLPYPRGIPQPAPLPAAAFRFSDTLGVATIGECHIPDSMAQALFFPKLNKLGLENVTISESSLQTMIDGCPALECLLIRRGSGFRCVRINSISLRGIGVEAYWEDLRLEEVIIENAPCLEKLLLFGSAESRHISVISAPKLETLGCLSSHLSDFSQHDFSTTLTLYSTVIQGLRVHSLTETVRTVKILSVRMIALSLDVVIDLMRCFPCLERLYIDVTILP; from the exons ATGTCTGACAACTAcatttgccatggttgctcaactgcaattgccatctcaggtcaagtgtCAGATGCCATTTTTAGGACAAATGCagctgttgccat GGCGCGGCCCGGAAGCTACGGCGGTCCGCCGCTGGACGAAGCGGAAGGTGGCGGGGCCGGCGACCGCCTCAGCGGCCTCCCCGACGGCGTCCTCGGGGACATCGTCTGGATCCTCCCCACCAGGGAAGGCGCGCGGACGCAGATCCTCGCCTCCCGGTGGCGCCACCTCTGGCGCTCCGCCCCGCTCAACCTTGACTACCATCCCTTCCTGTTCGGCCAGGAGGGCCTTGATGCCACCATATCGCGCCTTCTCGCCGCCCACCGGGGCCCCGGCCGCCGCTTCTGCGCGCCCGTCGACCGAGCCGACGCCTGGCTCAGATCCCCCGCCCTCGACAACCTCCACGAGCTTGAGCTCTGCAGCTTCAACTACAAGTACAGCTTACCGTATCCACGGGGAATACCACAGCCGGCGCCGCTGCCTGCAGCTGCCTTCCGCTTCTCTGACACCCTCGGCGTTGCCACCATCGGAGAGTGCCACATCCCTGACAGCATGGCCCAAGCGCTTTTCTTCCCTAAGCTTAACAAGCTCGGGCTTGAAAATGTCACCATATCCGAATCCTCACTACAAACCATGATTGATGGTTGCCCCGCTCTAGAGTGCTTGCTGATTCGCCGCGGCTCTGGCTTCCGTTGTGTCCGAATCAACTCCATCAGCCTTAGAGGCATAGGTGTGGAAGCTTATTGGGAAGACCTCAGATTAGAGGAAGTCATCATCGAGAATGCCCCTTGTCTTGAAAAGTTGCTCCTATTTGGCTCAGCTGAATCCCGGCATATATCGGTAATCTCCGCACCTAAATTGGAGACCCTAGGCTGCCTATCTTCCCATTTATCTGATTTTAGTCAACATGATTTTAGTACCACACTCACGCTATACTCGACAGTTATTCAG GGATTGCGTGTTCATAGCTTGACGGAGACGGTGCGCACTGTCAAGATTTTATCTGTTCGTATGATTGCTCTTAGTTTGGATGTTGTTATTGACTTGATGAGATGCTTTCCTTGCTTGGAAAGGCTGTACATTGACGTAACAATTCTTCCTTAA